A genomic stretch from Chloroflexota bacterium includes:
- a CDS encoding SMP-30/gluconolactonase/LRE family protein: MTGTGRDYGLNAMPLRYPDPDVVVLDKRFAALQQGNTPIQRLWTGSLWAEGPAWSANGRYLVWSDIPNNRQLRWLDEDGHVSVFRSPSGNSNGNTFDAQGRQISCEHLNRRVVRYELDGSQTVLADAYEGKPLNSPNDVAVHADGSVWFTDPPYGTIAVGGYEGTPGGKVYHDCFVYRVDATSGAVTRVLPVSEMDRPNGLCFSPDFSRLYVVDTGEPKDIRVYDVVDGTKLANGRQFTDLSITVDGEKKNAMSDGIRVDIHGNVWSAAAGGPGIDGVQVFTPEGERIGQILLPERCANLCFGGAKRNRLFMAASQSIYSLYVNTRGAHWS, encoded by the coding sequence ATGACCGGAACTGGCCGCGACTACGGTCTGAACGCCATGCCCCTGCGCTACCCCGATCCTGACGTTGTCGTGCTCGACAAGCGCTTTGCGGCGCTCCAGCAGGGCAACACGCCGATCCAGCGCCTCTGGACCGGCTCGCTGTGGGCCGAGGGGCCAGCCTGGAGCGCCAACGGCCGCTACCTCGTCTGGAGCGACATCCCGAACAACCGGCAGCTTCGCTGGCTGGACGAGGACGGCCACGTCTCGGTGTTCCGCAGCCCCTCTGGCAACAGCAACGGCAACACCTTCGACGCGCAGGGACGGCAGATCTCCTGCGAGCACCTGAACCGGCGGGTGGTCCGCTACGAGCTGGACGGCTCGCAGACGGTCCTGGCCGACGCCTACGAGGGTAAGCCCCTGAACTCTCCGAACGACGTAGCCGTGCATGCCGACGGCTCGGTCTGGTTCACGGACCCGCCGTACGGCACCATCGCGGTCGGCGGGTACGAGGGCACCCCGGGCGGCAAGGTCTACCACGACTGCTTCGTCTACCGTGTGGACGCAACCAGCGGCGCGGTGACCCGCGTCCTGCCGGTCAGTGAGATGGACCGCCCGAACGGTCTCTGCTTCTCGCCCGACTTCTCGCGGCTCTACGTCGTGGACACTGGCGAGCCAAAGGACATCCGCGTCTACGACGTGGTGGATGGCACGAAGCTGGCGAACGGCCGCCAGTTCACCGACCTCTCGATCACGGTGGACGGCGAGAAGAAGAACGCGATGTCGGACGGCATCCGCGTGGACATCCACGGCAACGTCTGGTCGGCGGCGGCCGGCGGGCCGGGCATCGACGGCGTCCAGGTCTTCACGCCGGAGGGCGAGCGGATCGGGCAGATCCTGCTGCCGGAGCGCTGCGCCAACCTCTGCTTCGGCGGGGCGAAGCGCAACCGGCTGTTCATGGCCGCCAGCCAGTCGATCTACTCGCTGTACGTGAACACGCGCGGCGCCCACTGGAGCTGA
- a CDS encoding DUF4405 domain-containing protein produces MRTRRLSPGMLARLGLDIGLTGLMLALFSFGLTGLALHEWLGLALCIVLPVHMLVSWSWLAATTGRLFGTLPWKTRLTYLLNMAFFAALVVVTVTGLVISEAIAPNWLPMTGSRGFWRVLHTTSSNACLVLMGLHIAVYWRTLVNVVQRGFGWIATRGTSAESRSSRLGQRARAA; encoded by the coding sequence ATGCGCACTCGACGCCTTTCTCCTGGGATGCTGGCCCGCCTCGGGCTGGACATCGGGCTGACCGGCCTGATGCTGGCCCTGTTCTCCTTCGGCCTGACGGGCCTCGCGCTGCACGAGTGGCTGGGGCTGGCGCTCTGTATCGTCCTGCCGGTCCACATGCTGGTGAGCTGGTCGTGGCTTGCCGCGACGACCGGCCGCCTGTTCGGGACGCTCCCCTGGAAGACCCGCCTGACCTACCTGCTCAACATGGCGTTCTTCGCGGCGCTGGTCGTCGTGACGGTGACCGGCCTGGTCATCTCCGAAGCGATCGCACCGAACTGGCTGCCGATGACTGGCTCGCGCGGCTTCTGGCGCGTCCTGCACACGACGTCCTCGAACGCCTGTCTGGTGCTGATGGGTCTGCACATCGCCGTCTACTGGCGGACGCTGGTCAACGTCGTGCAGCGGGGCTTCGGGTGGATCGCGACGCGTGGAACGAGCGCTGAGAGCCGGTCGAGCCGCCTCGGCCAGCGCGCACGCGCCGCCTGA
- a CDS encoding CehA/McbA family metallohydrolase — protein sequence MPELVGRVWDRDTGRPLAARVRVVDSAGALCNPVDSILKYGTGDPFFYAENEFVVSLPSGQVDIVVERGTEYRPLHTVVQAPRHGKVEIDLTIARWTSLSSQGWYAGNTHIHYDEKETRPLERLRLDPRVDDLPVFIVSVLQRWDLAYASNAFPIGRHELSTPEHLIDVGEESRHNQEPWTIGYGHIMLVNIKQLVEPMSRGVLVDDSSPDYPPLVDACDRAREQGGVVLWCHNADGMEAPVAGVLGRLDGLNLFDPWWRDPDYDVWYRMLNCGIQIPCSTGSDWYLCSTNRVYTHVAGDFGYESWLGALKSGRTFITDGPILSLSVHGHAPSNDVLAISEMTKTATVSVTWEGAQPVDRVEIIRDGAVAYGHENTSGALGGSFEVALDIADAGWLAARCWGSRRTSFAHPLWAHTSPVYLRARPGAATVRLAATSFLAHIEGVRGWIGARGKFDNAAQRDRLLQLYADGEQAFERLSRS from the coding sequence GTGCCAGAGCTTGTCGGGCGCGTCTGGGATAGGGACACCGGCCGGCCGCTCGCGGCGCGCGTCCGGGTGGTCGATTCGGCGGGAGCGCTCTGCAACCCCGTCGACAGCATCCTCAAGTACGGCACCGGCGACCCGTTCTTCTACGCCGAGAACGAGTTCGTGGTGAGCCTACCCTCCGGGCAGGTCGATATCGTGGTGGAGCGCGGCACCGAGTACCGTCCGCTGCACACGGTGGTACAGGCCCCACGCCACGGCAAGGTCGAGATCGATCTGACCATCGCCCGCTGGACGAGCCTGTCCAGCCAGGGCTGGTACGCCGGCAACACCCACATCCACTACGACGAGAAGGAGACGCGCCCCCTGGAGCGGCTGCGCCTCGATCCGCGGGTGGACGATCTGCCGGTCTTCATCGTCAGCGTGCTGCAACGGTGGGATCTGGCGTACGCGTCCAACGCGTTCCCGATTGGCCGGCACGAGTTGTCCACGCCCGAGCACCTCATCGACGTGGGCGAGGAGAGCCGCCACAACCAGGAGCCGTGGACGATTGGCTACGGCCACATCATGCTGGTCAACATCAAGCAGCTGGTCGAGCCGATGAGCCGGGGCGTGCTGGTGGACGACTCCAGCCCCGACTACCCGCCGCTGGTGGACGCTTGCGACCGCGCCCGCGAGCAGGGCGGCGTGGTGCTCTGGTGCCACAACGCCGACGGCATGGAAGCACCTGTCGCCGGGGTGTTGGGGAGGCTGGACGGGCTGAACCTGTTCGATCCGTGGTGGCGCGACCCCGACTACGACGTCTGGTATCGGATGCTGAACTGCGGCATCCAGATCCCCTGCTCGACCGGGTCGGACTGGTATCTCTGCTCGACCAACCGGGTGTACACCCACGTGGCCGGCGACTTTGGCTACGAGAGCTGGCTCGGCGCGCTGAAGTCAGGGCGGACCTTCATCACGGATGGTCCGATCCTCTCGCTGAGCGTACACGGGCACGCGCCCAGCAACGACGTGCTCGCGATCTCGGAGATGACGAAGACGGCAACGGTTAGCGTCACCTGGGAAGGCGCGCAGCCGGTGGATCGCGTCGAGATCATCCGAGACGGAGCGGTCGCCTACGGCCACGAGAACACGAGCGGGGCGCTGGGCGGCTCATTCGAGGTGGCGCTGGATATCGCCGATGCTGGCTGGCTGGCCGCACGCTGCTGGGGCAGCCGCCGAACCAGCTTCGCCCACCCGCTGTGGGCGCACACCAGCCCGGTGTACCTGCGGGCCCGGCCCGGGGCTGCTACCGTCCGCCTGGCGGCCACCTCGTTCCTGGCGCACATTGAGGGTGTGCGGGGCTGGATCGGCGCCAGGGGGAAGTTCGACAACGCCGCCCAACGCGACCGATTGCTGCAGCTGTACGCTGACGGCGAGCAGGCGTTCGAGCGGCTGTCGCGCAGCTAG